The following are encoded together in the Asticcacaulis sp. genome:
- a CDS encoding nicotinate-nucleotide adenylyltransferase, with amino-acid sequence MWFAGPAPMRPAVPAGGLRSGFHLERGMTVGLFGGSFNPAHAGHRHVAETARQQLGLDRIIWLVSPQNPLKSKTETAPLADRIAQVRPFTGPKDVISDFETRIHATYTLDTLRALKARYPGVHFVWIMGGDSLAGFHRWRGWVQLMHMVPIAVVSRPGALMKARFSPATLRFAHYKVDERAAQTLPYRHAPAWAYIKGPLHGHSSTAIRRHQAAPQVNDHE; translated from the coding sequence ATGTGGTTCGCCGGTCCGGCCCCGATGCGGCCCGCAGTCCCCGCGGGCGGTTTGCGCAGCGGCTTCCATCTGGAACGCGGCATGACGGTTGGCCTGTTCGGCGGCTCGTTCAATCCGGCGCACGCCGGCCATCGCCATGTCGCTGAAACGGCGCGCCAGCAACTGGGCCTCGACCGGATCATCTGGCTGGTATCACCACAGAATCCGCTGAAATCGAAGACCGAGACCGCGCCACTGGCGGACCGCATCGCCCAGGTCCGGCCCTTCACCGGCCCGAAAGATGTCATCTCGGATTTCGAGACCCGCATCCACGCCACCTATACGCTCGATACCCTGCGCGCCCTGAAAGCCCGCTATCCCGGCGTCCATTTCGTCTGGATCATGGGCGGCGACAGCCTGGCCGGCTTCCATCGCTGGCGCGGCTGGGTGCAGCTTATGCACATGGTGCCGATCGCCGTCGTTTCCCGACCGGGCGCCCTGATGAAGGCGCGCTTCTCGCCAGCCACCCTGCGCTTTGCCCACTACAAGGTCGATGAACGGGCAGCCCAGACCCTGCCCTATCGCCACGCCCCGGCCTGGGCCTATATCAAAGGTCCGTTACACGGCCATTCGTCGACCGCCATTCGCAGACATCAGGCGGCACCTCAAGTGAACGATCATGAGTGA